In Citrus sinensis cultivar Valencia sweet orange chromosome 2, DVS_A1.0, whole genome shotgun sequence, a single genomic region encodes these proteins:
- the LOC102630604 gene encoding F-box protein MAX2, with product MAATTINNLPDVILSNICAAISDTRARNSLSLVNRKFHSLERATRTSITLRGNARYLHMIPICFRSVTDLDISNLSPWGHPLLTLPTPSDPLLLAHRLRQAFPLTTSLTIYCRIPSTLEILLPQWPGLRHVKLVRWHQRLQAPLGAEFIPLFEHCECLKSIDLSNFYFWTEDLPPVLRAYPEKSANLTCLNLLTTSFTEGFKAQEIREITAACPSLNKLLVACTFDPRYIGFVNDETLSAIATNCPKLTLLHLVDTSSLANERGDPDSDGFTAEDASVSREGLIQLFSGLPLLEELVLDVCKNVRDSGPVLEVLKSKCSSLKVLKLGQFHGVCLAIGWQLDGVSLCGGLESLSIKNCGDLSDMGLVAIGRGCRRLVKFELEGCKNVTVDGLRTMAALRRETLVEMKISCCKQLGAVASCKALDLVRDRIEKLHIDCVWDGLELTESSESKVRSFDLNELNDEDDELGLRKKRKFCLPEGGNWHLQIKENGVCCKTWKRLKCLSLWIEVGQLLTPLPIVGLDDCPVLEEIRIKMEGDSRGRQKPSDRAFGLSCLTRYPQLTKLRLEFGETIGYALTAPGGETDLTLWDRFFFNGIGNLRLNELDYWPAQDRDVNQRSLTLPASGLIAQCLTLRKLIIHGTAHEHFMMFFTRMPNVRDVQLREDYYPAPADDSTTEMREDSHRRFEDAMNRRRIAD from the coding sequence atgGCTGCGACGACGATCAACAACCTTCCCGAcgtaattttatcaaatatttgtgCGGCAATCAGCGATACGCGCGCGCGGAACTCGCTGTCTTTAGTCAACCGGAAGTTCCACTCGCTGGAGAGGGCCACGCGCACCTCCATCACGCTCCGCGGCAACGCGCGATACCTGCACATGATCCCTATCTGTTTCAGATCGGTCACGGACCTGGACATTTCCAACCTCTCTCCGTGGGGCCACCCCTTGCTCACGCTTCCCACGCCCTCCGATCCTCTCCTACTGGCCCACCGCTTACGTCAGGCCTTCCCGTTAACCACGTCTCTCACCATCTACTGTCGGATACCGTCAACGCTCGAGATTTTGCTCCCCCAGTGGCcgggattgcgccacgtcaagCTGGTCCGTTGGCACCAGCGGCTACAGGCTCCGTTGGGCGCGGAGTTCATCCCGTTGTTTGAACATTGCGAATGTCTAAAGTCCATCGACCTCTCGAATTTCTATTTCTGGACGGAGGATCTCCCGCCGGTTCTCAGAGCTTATCCTGAAAAATCCGCCAACCTCACATGCTTAAATCTCCTCACGACGTCGTTTACTGAGGGTTTTAAGGCGCAGGAGATTCGCGAGATCACAGCCGCGTGTCCCAGCCTGAACAAGCTCCTCGTCGCGTGCACGTTTGATCCGAGATACATTGGTTTCGTTAACGACGAGACTTTATCAGCTATAGCAACCAACTGTCCGAAACTGACGCTGCTCCATCTGGTCGATACGTCGTCGTTGGCTAACGAGAGAGGAGACCCTGACAGCGACGGGTTTACAGCGGAGGACGCGAGTGTCAGTAGAGAGGGCTTGATACAGCTGTTTAGCGGGCTGCCTTTGCTGGAAGAGCTGGTTCTTGATGTGTGTAAGAATGTGAGGGATAGCGGTCCCGTTTTGGAGGTGCTCAAGTCCAAGTGCTCGAGTCTGAAAGTGCTTAAGCTGGGCCAGTTTCATGGGGTTTGTTTGGCGATTGGTTGGCAGCTTGATGGGGTTTCCTTGTGCGGAGGGCTCGAGTCCTTGTCGATAAAGAATTGCGGGGACTTGAGTGACATGGGTTTGGTGGCGATCGGGAGAGGGTGTCGTAGGCTCGTTAAGTTTGAACTCGAGGGTTGCAAGAATGTTACGGTAGATGGGTTGAGGACGATGGCTGCTTTGCGTCGGGAGACTCTTGTGGAGATGAAGATTTCGTGCTGTAAGCAGCTGGGTGCTGTGGCGTCTTGCAAAGCGCTGGACCTGGTACGTGATCGAATTGAGAAGCTGCATATCGATTGTGTGTGGGATGGATTGGAGTTGACTGAGAGTTCGGAGTCGAAAGTAAGGAGTTTTGATCTCAATGAGTTGAATGATGAAGACGATGAACTGGGACTTAGGAAGAAACGCAAGTTTTGCCTGCCTGAAGGAGGCAATTGGCATttgcaaattaaagaaaatggagttTGTTGCAAGACGTGGAAGAGGTTGAAGTGCCTGTCCCTTTGGATTGAAGTGGGTCAGCTTTTGACTCCGTTGCCTATCGTGGGTCTCGATGACTGTCCCGTTTTGGAGGAGATTCGTATAAAGATGGAAGGAGATAGCCGTGGGCGGCAGAAGCCGTCGGACCGAGCTTTCGGATTGAGCTGCCTCACACGGTATCCCCAGCTTACAAAACTGCGGTTGGAGTTCGGTGAAACAATAGGATATGCTCTTACTGCCCCTGGCGGTGAAACGGATCTGACACTTTGGGATAGGTTTTTCTTCAATGGGATAGGGAACTTGAGACTCAATGAGCTCGATTATTGGCCGGCACAAGACCGGGATGTGAACCAGAGGAGTCTCACGCTTCCAGCATCTGGATTGATCGCGCAGTGCCTTACCCTGAGGAAGCTCATCATTCATGGCACTGCACATGAACATTTCATGATGTTCTTCACTCGAATGCCTAACGTGAGGGATGTGCAGCTCCGAGAAGATTACTATCCAGCACCCGCTgatgattcgactactgagaTGAGAGAGGACTCTCACCGTCGTTTTGAAGATGCAATGAACAGGAGACGCATTGCTGATTGA
- the LOC102629525 gene encoding probable serine/threonine-protein kinase SIS8 isoform X5 encodes MFHEQVADFYKRPSAESPAKAALEETSHMFETRGVQLLGQIRHGSCRPRAILFKVLADTVGLESRLMVGLPNDGTMECVDSYKHMSVIVVLNSVELLVDLMRFPGQLIPRSTKAIFMSHISAAGESDSAENDSCDSPLEPNSPLYGFSERVDPDSSEKDESFQVQRKLETPANISGPSLRNMMLRPAASLDRKLSFSHSEPNIATTFWRRSRRKVIAEQRTASSSPEHPSFRARGRSMLSGDRNSLADYGDDVATTSCRSEGASTSEARRIRRRSISITPEIGDDIVRAVRAMNETLKQNRLLQERGEDRPFTRSSNDNTSDLPKNASNFHLGTHDEISGGRSALYNLSRDQMNSQKAISLPSSPHEYGSHGSERGGSSGYMANSEFVSTWNKVLESPMFQNKPLLAYEEWNIDFSELTVGTRVGIGFFGEVFRGIWNGTDVAIKVFLEQDLTAENMEDFCNEISILSRLRHPNVILFLGACTKPPRLSMITEYMELGSLYHLIHLSGQKKKLSWRRKFKMLRDICRGLMCIHRMKIVHRDLKSANCLVNKHWTVKICDFGLSRIITDSPMRDSSSAGTPEWMAPELIRNEPFTEKCDIFSLGVIMWELCTLNRPWEGVLPERVVYAVANEGSRLEIPEGPLGRLIADCWAEPQERPSCEEILSRLLDCEYSLC; translated from the exons ATGTTCCATGAGCAGGTAGCTGACTTTTATAAACGACCAAGTGCGGAAAGTCCAGCAAAAGCTGCACTAGAGGAAACTTCCCACATGTTTGAGACTCGAGGTGTCCAATTGCTAGGGCAAATTAGGCATGGTTCGTGCCGTCCTCGAGCTATTTTGTTTAAAGTTTTGGCAGATACTGTGGGTCTAGAAAGTAGGCTTATGGTG GGTTTACCAAATGATGGGACTATGGAGTGCGTGGACTCCTATAAACACATGTCTGTGATAGTTGTGTTGAATTCTGTGGAATTGCTGGTTGATCTTATGCGGTTTCCTGGTCAGCTAATACCTCGCTCAACCAAAGCAATATTTATGTCCCATATCTCAGCGGCAGGGGAGAGTGATTCTGCAGAAAATGACTCTTGTGATTCACCACTAGAGCCAAATAGTCCTCTATACGGGTTTTCAGAAAGAGTGGATCCTGACAG TTCGGAAAAAGATGAAAGCTTTCAGGTCCAACGGAAATTGGAAACACCGGCAAATATATCAGGTCCTTCATTGCGTAATATGATGTTGCGGCCTGCGGCTTCTCTTGACAGGAAATTGAG TTTCTCACATAGTGAACCCAACATTGCAACTACATTTTGGCGCCGAAGCCGGAGAAAGGTCATTGCTGAGCAACGGACTGCTAGTTCCAG TCCAGAGCATCCTTCATTTCGAGCACGTGGGCGGTCCATGCTGAGTGGAGACAGAAATTCACTTGCAGATTATGGTGATGATGTAGCCACAACAAG TTGCAGGTCAGAGGGTGCTTCAACATCGGAAGCTCGtagaataagaagaagaagcattaGCATAACTCCTGAGATTGGTGATGATATTGTAAG GGCTGTGCGAGCAATGAATGAAACATTGAAGCAAAATCGTCTTTTGCAAGAAAGAGGGGAGGACAGGCCCTTCACCCGTTCTTCAAATGACAATACTTCAGATCTTCCAAAAAAT GCCTCAAATTTCCATCTTGGTACTCATGATGAAATATCCGGTGGAAGATCTGCTTTGTATAATCTTTCCCGTGACCAGATGAACTCTCAGAAAGCAATTTCACTGCCCTCATCTCCCCATGAATATGGGAGTCATGGTTCTGAGAGAGGTGGATCTTCTGGCTATATGGCAAATTCCGAATTTGTCTCAACATGGAATAAAGTTTTGGAATCTCCCATGTTCCAGAATAAACCTTTATTAGCTTATGAGGAATGGAACATTGACTTCTCTGAATTAACTGTGGGAACTCGTGTTGGAATTG GTTTTTTCGGAGAAGTTTTTCGTGGCATATGGAATGGTACAGATGTTGCAATCAAGGTTTTCTTGGAGCAAGATCTAACAGCAGAAAACATGGAAGACTTTTGCAATGAGATATCTATTCTAAG TCGTCTTCGGCATCCTAATG TTATCTTATTTTTGGGTGCTTGCACAAAGCCTCCACGATTGTCAATGATTACTGAATACATGGAGCTGGGGTCCTTGTACCATTTGATTCATTTGAGTGGTCAAAAAAAGAAGCTTAGCTGGaggagaaaatttaaaatgctaCGTGATATATGCAG GGGTTTGATGTGCATACACCGAATGAAGATAGTCCATCGTGACTTAAAAAGTGCAAACTGTCTTGTGAATAAACACTGGACTGTCAAGATATGTGATTTTGGGCTATCGAGAATAATAACGGACTCACCCATGAGAGACTCCTCATCTGCTGGAACTCCAGAATGGATGGCTCCTGAACTTATTCGTAATGAACCCTTCACAGAAAAATGTGATATTTTTAGCCTTGGGGTCATAATGTGGGAGCTCTGCACTCTAAATAGACCATGGGAAGGTGTACTACCAGAAAGG GTTGTTTATGCTGTTGCAAATGAAGGCTCCCGCTTGGAGATTCCTGAAGGACCACTCGGCAGACTAATTGCAG ACTGCTGGGCAGAACCACAAGAAAGGCCAAGCTGTGAGGAGATACTTTCCCGCTTGCTGGACTGCGAGTACTCACTTTGCTGA
- the LOC102629525 gene encoding probable serine/threonine-protein kinase SIS8 isoform X1 — protein sequence MEETRDDAGSAEQGHPNATWWTQDFIENFGSVSLGSQEETLSNKESPRNFEQDGLSSQTASQILWSTGMLSEPIPNGFYSVIPDKRLKELFDSIPTVDELHALGGEGHRADIILVDSKKDKKLSMLKQLIVALVKGLNSNPAAMIKKIAGLVADFYKRPSAESPAKAALEETSHMFETRGVQLLGQIRHGSCRPRAILFKVLADTVGLESRLMVGLPNDGTMECVDSYKHMSVIVVLNSVELLVDLMRFPGQLIPRSTKAIFMSHISAAGESDSAENDSCDSPLEPNSPLYGFSERVDPDSSEKDESFQVQRKLETPANISGPSLRNMMLRPAASLDRKLSFSHSEPNIATTFWRRSRRKVIAEQRTASSSPEHPSFRARGRSMLSGDRNSLADYGDDVATTSCRSEGASTSEARRIRRRSISITPEIGDDIVRAVRAMNETLKQNRLLQERGEDRPFTRSSNDNTSDLPKNASNFHLGTHDEISGGRSALYNLSRDQMNSQKAISLPSSPHEYGSHGSERGGSSGYMANSEFVSTWNKVLESPMFQNKPLLAYEEWNIDFSELTVGTRVGIGFFGEVFRGIWNGTDVAIKVFLEQDLTAENMEDFCNEISILSRLRHPNVILFLGACTKPPRLSMITEYMELGSLYHLIHLSGQKKKLSWRRKFKMLRDICRGLMCIHRMKIVHRDLKSANCLVNKHWTVKICDFGLSRIITDSPMRDSSSAGTPEWMAPELIRNEPFTEKCDIFSLGVIMWELCTLNRPWEGVLPERVVYAVANEGSRLEIPEGPLGRLIADCWAEPQERPSCEEILSRLLDCEYSLC from the exons GATAAAAGGCTGAAGGAGCTTTTTGATAGTATTCCTACTGTAGATGAGCTTCATGCACTGGGAGGAGAGGGTCACAGAGCAGATATTATTCTTGTAGATtcaaagaaagataaaaagcTATCCATGCTGAAGCAGTTGATTGTGGCGTTGGTTAAAGGGTTGAACTCGAATCCAGCTGCTATGATAAAAAAGATTGCCGGATTG GTAGCTGACTTTTATAAACGACCAAGTGCGGAAAGTCCAGCAAAAGCTGCACTAGAGGAAACTTCCCACATGTTTGAGACTCGAGGTGTCCAATTGCTAGGGCAAATTAGGCATGGTTCGTGCCGTCCTCGAGCTATTTTGTTTAAAGTTTTGGCAGATACTGTGGGTCTAGAAAGTAGGCTTATGGTG GGTTTACCAAATGATGGGACTATGGAGTGCGTGGACTCCTATAAACACATGTCTGTGATAGTTGTGTTGAATTCTGTGGAATTGCTGGTTGATCTTATGCGGTTTCCTGGTCAGCTAATACCTCGCTCAACCAAAGCAATATTTATGTCCCATATCTCAGCGGCAGGGGAGAGTGATTCTGCAGAAAATGACTCTTGTGATTCACCACTAGAGCCAAATAGTCCTCTATACGGGTTTTCAGAAAGAGTGGATCCTGACAG TTCGGAAAAAGATGAAAGCTTTCAGGTCCAACGGAAATTGGAAACACCGGCAAATATATCAGGTCCTTCATTGCGTAATATGATGTTGCGGCCTGCGGCTTCTCTTGACAGGAAATTGAG TTTCTCACATAGTGAACCCAACATTGCAACTACATTTTGGCGCCGAAGCCGGAGAAAGGTCATTGCTGAGCAACGGACTGCTAGTTCCAG TCCAGAGCATCCTTCATTTCGAGCACGTGGGCGGTCCATGCTGAGTGGAGACAGAAATTCACTTGCAGATTATGGTGATGATGTAGCCACAACAAG TTGCAGGTCAGAGGGTGCTTCAACATCGGAAGCTCGtagaataagaagaagaagcattaGCATAACTCCTGAGATTGGTGATGATATTGTAAG GGCTGTGCGAGCAATGAATGAAACATTGAAGCAAAATCGTCTTTTGCAAGAAAGAGGGGAGGACAGGCCCTTCACCCGTTCTTCAAATGACAATACTTCAGATCTTCCAAAAAAT GCCTCAAATTTCCATCTTGGTACTCATGATGAAATATCCGGTGGAAGATCTGCTTTGTATAATCTTTCCCGTGACCAGATGAACTCTCAGAAAGCAATTTCACTGCCCTCATCTCCCCATGAATATGGGAGTCATGGTTCTGAGAGAGGTGGATCTTCTGGCTATATGGCAAATTCCGAATTTGTCTCAACATGGAATAAAGTTTTGGAATCTCCCATGTTCCAGAATAAACCTTTATTAGCTTATGAGGAATGGAACATTGACTTCTCTGAATTAACTGTGGGAACTCGTGTTGGAATTG GTTTTTTCGGAGAAGTTTTTCGTGGCATATGGAATGGTACAGATGTTGCAATCAAGGTTTTCTTGGAGCAAGATCTAACAGCAGAAAACATGGAAGACTTTTGCAATGAGATATCTATTCTAAG TCGTCTTCGGCATCCTAATG TTATCTTATTTTTGGGTGCTTGCACAAAGCCTCCACGATTGTCAATGATTACTGAATACATGGAGCTGGGGTCCTTGTACCATTTGATTCATTTGAGTGGTCAAAAAAAGAAGCTTAGCTGGaggagaaaatttaaaatgctaCGTGATATATGCAG GGGTTTGATGTGCATACACCGAATGAAGATAGTCCATCGTGACTTAAAAAGTGCAAACTGTCTTGTGAATAAACACTGGACTGTCAAGATATGTGATTTTGGGCTATCGAGAATAATAACGGACTCACCCATGAGAGACTCCTCATCTGCTGGAACTCCAGAATGGATGGCTCCTGAACTTATTCGTAATGAACCCTTCACAGAAAAATGTGATATTTTTAGCCTTGGGGTCATAATGTGGGAGCTCTGCACTCTAAATAGACCATGGGAAGGTGTACTACCAGAAAGG GTTGTTTATGCTGTTGCAAATGAAGGCTCCCGCTTGGAGATTCCTGAAGGACCACTCGGCAGACTAATTGCAG ACTGCTGGGCAGAACCACAAGAAAGGCCAAGCTGTGAGGAGATACTTTCCCGCTTGCTGGACTGCGAGTACTCACTTTGCTGA